The window TCATGGCTGACCGTCGTCCCCGCCGCCCCCGCGGCGCGCATCAGGCCGACCCGCCGGGCACCGCGACGCGCAAGGCGGCGCTGCGCCTGATCGACGCGGTGCTGCGCCGCGGCGACCCGCTCGACCTCGCCGCGCATGCGGCGACGCAGGGCCTGCCGCCGCCCGACCGCGCCTTTGCCGTGGCGATCGTCTCCGAAGCGCTGCGGTGGATGAGCGACATCGACATGCTCATCGACGGTGCGACCGCCCAGCCGCTGCCCGACGACGTCAAGTCGCGTGCCGTGCTGCGGATCGCGCTGGCGCAGTTGCTGGTGCTGAAAAGCCCGCCGCACGCCGTCGTGTCGACCGCGCTGCCGCTCGTCGACGGTGGCCCGCGCCGCCTCGTCCATGCGATCCTGTCGCGCGCGCAGCAGGAGGAATGGCAGCTGCCCGAAAGCGCGAGCCTGCCGCCGGCCACCGCCGAGCGCTGGGCCGCTTTATGGGGCGACGCCTTCGTCGCCGCCGCCGAAACCGCATGGAGCGCTCCGCCGCCGGTCGACCTCAGCTTCGCCGCCGCACCCGACGCGGCCGGCTGGGAGGGCGCGCAGTCGCTCGCCCCGCATCACCTTCGCCTGCCCCGCGGCCACGCGATCGAAACCCTGCCTGGCTTTCGCGAAGGCGGCTGGTGGGTCCAGGATCTCGCCGCCACCCTGCCCGCGCGCCTGCTCGGGGCCGGCGAAGGCCGCTCGGTCCTCGACCTCTGCGCCGCGCCGGGCGGCAAGACGATGCAGCTCGCCGCCGCCAGCTGGTCGGTTCTCGCGGTCGATTCGAGCGCCAAGCGCCTCGCGCGGCTCGAGGAGAATCTCGACCGCACCGGCCTTCACGCCGCCGTCGTCCAGGGCGATATCCGCAAATGGCAACCCGGCGAGGCCGCCGACGCGGTGCTGCTCGACGCGCCCTGTTCGGCGACCGGCATCTTCCGCCGCCACCCCGATGTGCTCCACCGCATCGAGCCGCGCCAGATTGCCGAAATGGCGGAATTGCAGGCCGAACTGCTCGGCCGTGCCGCGTTGTGGGTGAAGCCGGGCGGGGTGCTCGTCTATGCCACCTGCTCGCTCGAACCCGCCGAGGGCGAGGAGCGGATCGCCGCCTTCCTGGCCGATCATCCGGACTGGACCATCGACCCCGCACGCGCCGACGAACTTCCCGCGGGAATCGTCCCGACCGAACAGGGCTTCATCCGCACCCTTCCCGGGATGCTGGCCGAAGCGGGCGGCCTTGACGGTTTCTTCATCGCGCGGTTGCGGGCGCCCTAGGCCGCGCGGCGCGACAGGCGGTACAGCGCCAGCTCGCCATAATCCTTGGCGAGCCGCACCTTGCCGACATAGTCGCAGTCGAACTCGCGCGCGTCGCCGAGCGCGAGCATCGCCGCCATCGGCTGGGTGCAATAGATTTGCCCGACCAACGTCACCGGCTCGATCCGCGCGGTGCGCGTGACTTCGGTGCCGTACCATAGTTCGTTGCCAACCACCGGGTCCTGCCCGCGATAGATCGGCCCGAAGTGAATGCCGGTGCGCATCCCCGCCTGATGGCCTTCCAGCCCCAGCCCGGCGGGCAGCACATCGAGCCGTTCCTGCATGTCGAGCGCGATCCGCGCCGCGACCGCAGGGTCCGAAATGATCGCGTAAACCGCATCGCCCCACGTATTCCGGAACAGCACCGCCTCGCCATATTCGTCGAGCACGCGCCCTATCCCGCCCATCACTTCCTGTGCAAAGATCGGTAACTCCGCCTCGCCAAGCTTTGAAAACCCAGCAAAATCGGCGAACAGGATCGCATACAGCCCGCGCCTCGTTCCCTCGGGCGGCTTGGGGGCCGGCGGGAACTCCAGCGACCGATCGAGGCCGCCGACCGCGATGGTCACCGTGCGCCCGCCATGCGCCTGCCACAGCGCGAGATCGGCGTTGGTCCCGGCGATCGCATTGGCGCTGCGCGCCGCCACCGCGGGGTCGACGACCGCGAACTGGATCGCGTCGCTTTCCAGTTCGCGCGCGCGCAATCGGGCGAGCCCCATCGCGGTGTGCGAGCCGAGGATGAACTGGCAATCGTCGCTGACGAAGCGGGTGTTGCTCGCGAAATGAACCATCGCCGCCGCGTCGCGGCAACGAATATAGCGCGCGACCCATGTCTCGCCGCCCGACCGCACCGACTGCGCGATAAAATCCTCCTCGGCAAAGGGCAGGATGATCGTCAGGTCAATGCCGCGCGCGATCGCCTCTTCGGCGAAGATGATGTCGGCACCGCAGGCGAGCGGGCCGATCAAGGCCGACAAGGGCTGCGCATCGAGCGCGGCGGCGATCGCGCGCTGCGCCCCCGCCTCGCCCTCGCCGCCGGCCCGGAACATCCGCCCGCAATAGACGCCGACCGGCGGCGGGCGCAGCAGGTCGACGATCGCCGCCGCGCTGGCGGCCTCGATCGCGCCGCTCTGCGCCAGCCGCGCGAATTGCCGGCAGGTCGAGGCGCGATCCCCGGCGCGCGCGCTGCCCATCATATCGACCGCCTGCGCGTGACGCAGCGCCTCGTCGCCGCGCCCGAGCAGCAACAGCGCCTCGATCAGCGTCACCGCATCCCAATAATTGCCCGCCGCTCCCGCCGCCGCGATCGGTTCGGCGAGCGCGGCGCCGCGCGCGCGGTCGCCGAGCAGCGCGAACAGGCTCGCGGCGTTGATCGCCGGAAAGGTCGCGCCCGACACCTCCCACGCGTGATGATAGGCGGCGGCCGCCTTTTCGAGCCAGGGCCGCCGTTCGTCGGCGCGCTGGTCGAAGGCGCGGTCCTTCCAGATCCGCCCCGCGAGCGCGAGGCTGTCGACGTCGCCCGAACCGGCGAGATCGAGCGCCTCGTACAGATGCATCGCGCCCAGGCTGTCGCCCGATGCGGCCAGCGCGCGCACCATCAGGTACCGCAATCGCGGGCTGTCGATGCCCGCGCGGCGCGCGGCGGCGGCGCAGTCGAAGGCGCTCAGCGCGTCGCCCTGCCCCAGCCGGTGCGCCACCTCCGCCTCGCTCGCGGCGCAGTCCGGCGCTGCGCCTTCGCTCATTGCGCGGCGGCTTCGGCCGATTTCAACAGCGCGACATTGGCCTTTTCAACGCCCGAAAGCTGCACATTGTCGGTGGTCGGCTTGTACCAGCCGAACTGGCCGAAATGTGCACGCAGGCTGGCGTCCTTGAAGCGGAAGCCGTTGCGCGCGAAAATCTCGTTGCGCGCGATCCGCAGTTCGAGCGCGCTGTAATTGCCGAGTTCGTCCGCCGACAGCAGCCGATCCGACGAATCGGGAATGACGACGCCGCTACCGCCGACGCCGGTCGGCATCGGCCCGGCGGGAAGCGACGCCGCCCCCGCGCCGGGCGCCGGATCGGGGTTCGCCCCGTCGAGCACGCGAATCAGCTTGCGGAACATATAGCCGGTGGTGCCGTCGCCCTTGCGCACGCGCCACCAGCTACCGCTTTGCTGATAGGTCAGGAACTTCTCGCCCTCGAGCACCTTACCGAGGATCGCCGACTGCGACGAGGCTTGCGCACGGATGTTGGTGAAACCTTCGGGATCGTTGATCACCGCGGCGAGGACAAAAGCCTCAACCGGCGCCGCACCATCATCTGCCGTTTCCGGGGCCCCCGCGACGGCGGCGCTGCCCGATCCGGAGCCGTCGCTCACCGTCGTCCGCATCGGCGTCGGCTGCAGCAGCCACCAGAGCAGGCCCGCACCGATGACCGCCGCCGCGCCCAATATCCACGGCAGTGGCGAGGACCGCGGCGCCGTCGGCTCGGCGGGCGCGGAATAGGCGGCGGGCGCCGGGGCGGGCGTGGGTACCCGGACGGGAACAGGAGCCGCCGGCGACGCATCCACCGGCGCCCGTCCGCACAATTCCTCCAGGCTCATCAGCACCTTGCGCCAGCCGCGATGGTCGGCCTCGCCATGCCAGTCGGCGAGTTCGGCGAACTGGATCTGGTTGAACGGCAGCGGCGGCATGACGTCATCGATCGCGGTCTGCACCAGCTTCTTCTGGTTGCGCGCGACATCGGCCTCGGCGCGCACCCATTCGGACTGCGCCGAGGTGTGCGACCAGACGACGATCGCGGCCTTCGCCATGCCGATCTTTTCGGTGATCACATCGCCATAGCTGCGGTGCGGCGGCAGTTCGGCGTCCCACCAAACCTCATAACCCGCCGCTTTGACCGCCTGGGCGATTTCGGCCACGCGCGTCTTGTTGTCGCGCGAATAGGAAATGAAGACATCGACCATCGGCTCGCCCCTTGTTGCCGGGGAAGGCTAGCGGGGGTTGGTGCCTATTGCCAGTGCTCGCGGTCACATCCAACCCTCTCCCCTGCAGGGGAGAGGGTTATGAGCTTCAGAACACCGCCTTCGGCGTCGTTTCCTTCATCATCGCCGCGCGCACCATCGGGATCGGCGGGCCGCCGTACGACAGGAATTCGTCGTGGAACGCCTTCCACTTCGTCTTGTCGCCTTTTGTCCAGTCGTCGCGCAACTTGCGGATCATCAGCTTGCCCATCGTGTAATTGAGATAGGCGGGATCATAGGTGCCGCGCGCCGCCTGTTGCCGCGCATTGCCCTCGTCCTGATAACATTGGTCCTTGAACAGCTTTTCCGAATCCACGACCGTCATGCCCTTGGTGTGCAGCCTGATCGCCGACAGATAGCGGCAATCGCGCAGCAGCGCGTTCGACAACTGGCCGATGTGCGTCTCGGGGTCGCCCTCGCCCAGCCCGGCGTCCCACATCATCTCCTCGGTATAATGCGCCCAGCCCTCGGCAAAGGCATAGCCGACGAACAATTTGCCGAAGATGCTCTCGGCGCGGTTCGCATGGAGGAAGTTCAGGAAGTGGCCCGGCCACACCTCATGGACCGAGGTGAACAACAGGTCCTTGCGCCCCGGCACGAAGTCCGCCTGCGTCTGCTTGTCCCACGCCGGGTCGGGCGGCGAGATATAATAGACCGACGGCAGCCCTTTCTCATAGGGTCCGGGAATGTCGATATAGGCGCTGTTCTGCCGGTTGTACGGCGGCGATTCCTCGACCTGCGCCTGTTCGGTGCCCGGGATGCTGACGAGATCCTTTTCGACGAGGAAGGCGCGCAGCGTCGGCAACTGGCGCCGCGCTTCGGCGACCGGGCCGTCGGCGGGCTTATCGCTGTTCATCTTCTTCATGCAGTCGGCGATCGTCATGCCCGCGGCATAGGTGGCGCAGGCGGCCTTCAAGGCGTCCTGATTGCGCTTGAGGTCCGCCTGCCCGATCCGTTCGAGTTCGTCGATCGGCGTGTCGACGCCCTCGTTGGTCAGGATCATCTTGGCGAATTTGTCGGCGCCGAGCGCATAGCCGTCGGTCGTGCCCGGCTGCGATCCGACATATTTGGCAAGGTCGGTCATCGCCGCGCCCGCTTTCGCCGCCGCGTCGTCGAACTGCTTCTGCAGCGCTTGGTCCTTGACCGAAGCGAAAGCGGCCTTGGCGTCGCCCTTATAATAGTCGGCAAAGCCGCCGAAACCCGCAGTGCCATATTTGACGAAGGTTGCGGGCAGCGGCAGCTTGAGGTTCGCCTTGATCTGCGCGGCGGCTGCGGGGACCTTTTCGGCATAGGCGATGAACGCCTTCATCCGCGTCGTCGCATCGGCATAGGGCCGCGAGATATAGACATTGGGGTCGAGTGCACCGGTGTAGAAGGCCGGGTTCTTCGCCGCGAAATCGGTATCGCGCAGGAAGAACAGCTGTCCCTCGGCAACCTTGACCAGATAGTCGCGCTCGAATTTCTCGGCGTCGGTCATCGCGCCATCGAACGCCTTGGCGTCGGCGATCGCCTTTTCCAGATACGCCGCCTGCTTCTCCAGTCCCGCGGGCGACCAGTCGGGCAGTTGCCCGTCATACTCATGCTTGCCCTGATAGACCGCGAAATTCGGGTTGAGCGGGAAATAGCCCTCGATGAAGCCGTCGCGAAACTGGGTCCAGCTCTTGGCGGCAGTCGCCGACGCCGACTTGTTGTCCGACGCGTTGCAACCGGCCAGGACGAACAGCGTCGCGGCCATGGCGACCCCGCCGAAGCGAGCGAATTTGCGTGTCATATCTTGAAACTCCCCGATGACGATGGCGGGTTTCTGCCACCATGACCGGCATGTGACACCTGCTAATCGACGAACGGCAGACCTATGCGGTCTGGACAGCGGGGAAAAGCCGGTTAGGGCGGATCGCAATGGCAACGATCCTCCCGCCCGACGCCGACGAACCGGCGATGCCCGAAACCCAGTCCAGGGCCCCCTCCCCGCTCAGTTTCGTCGACTACCGATATTTCTGGCTCGCGCGCTTCACCGCGGTGATGGCGACGATCGCGATGGTCGTGGTCATCGGTTACCAGCTCTACGACACCGCGCGCACCGATTACGGCATGTCGATCAAGGAGGCGTCGTTCCAGCTCGGCCTGCTCGGGCTGTTCCAGTTCGTGCCGCTCGCGGTGCTCACCCCGGTCGCGGGCTGGGTCGCCGACCGTTTCGAACGGCGCAGCGTCGCGATCTTCTCGAACCTGATCGACCTCACCATCGCCGCCGCGCTCGGCTGGTTCACTTATACCGACGGACTCACCCTGCCCCTGCTCTTCGGCCTCGCCGCGCTGCACGGCGTCGCGCGCGTCTTTTCGGGTCCGGCGATGAGCGCGATCGCGCCGAACATTGTGCCCCCCGCCGTGCTGCCGCGCGCGATCGCGATGAGCAGCATCGCCTGGCAGTCGGCCTCGGTCATCGGCCCCGCCGCGGGCGGATTGATCTACGCGGCCCATCCGACCTCGGTCTATATCTTCGCCGCCGTGCTGCTCGCTATCTCGGCCTTCACGATCAGCCGCGTCCGCCCCGTGCTGCCGCCGCCGGTCGAGGTGCGTCGTCACCCGTTGCGCGAAATGCTCGACGGGCTGCAATTCACCTGGCGCGAGCGATTCCTGCTCGGCACGATCACCCTCGACCTGTTCGCGGTGATCCTGTCGGGCGCGACCGCGCTGCTGCCGGTGTTCGCGCGCGACATTCTCCACAGCGACCTCATGGAAAATGCCACCATGCTCGGCCTGTTGCGCGCCGCCCCTGCGGTCGGCGCCGCGATCGTCGCATTGGGCCTCGCCTGGCGCCCGATCGAGCGCAATGTCGGGGTGAAGATGCTGTGGGCGGTCGTCGCCTTCGGCGCCGCGACCATGGCCTTCGGTCTGTCGACCAACCTCTTCCTCTCGCTCGCGATGCTGGCGTTGCTCGGCGCCGCCGACATGTTCTCGGTCTTCGTGCGTGGCACGCTGATCCAGCTCAACACCCCCGACCATATGCGCGGCCGCGTCAGCGCGGTGTCGGGCCTCGCGATCTCGGCTTCGAACGAGCTCGGCGAAATGCGCGCCGGATCGATGGCCGCTGCCTTCGGCCCGATCACCGCGATCGTCTTCGGCGGCGCGGCGGCGATCGGCGTCACCGCGCTCTGGGCATGGATATTCCCCGAACTGCGCCGCGCCCGCACCTTCGAACCGCAGTTCAAACAGGCCGCCTGACGCATTTCCGCGCCCGTCCGAAAGCGCGAAATCAACTCGTCGCAAACTGCCTTCCTTTCGCCACAAAGTGATTGTCAATTTATTTAGTTGAATTATCTCGGTTGCACCCGTCACCGCGGTTTCCTTCCTTCATCCGATGGAGATCCAGAGATGCACACCACGCTGATACGCCACAAAATCCTGACGATTCCGGGCCTCGACAACAGCGGCCCGCGCCATTGGCAGAGCCTGTGGGAACATAAATTCGCCGACTGCGAGCGAGTCGAC is drawn from Sphingopyxis sp. OPL5 and contains these coding sequences:
- a CDS encoding RsmB/NOP family class I SAM-dependent RNA methyltransferase — encoded protein: MADRRPRRPRGAHQADPPGTATRKAALRLIDAVLRRGDPLDLAAHAATQGLPPPDRAFAVAIVSEALRWMSDIDMLIDGATAQPLPDDVKSRAVLRIALAQLLVLKSPPHAVVSTALPLVDGGPRRLVHAILSRAQQEEWQLPESASLPPATAERWAALWGDAFVAAAETAWSAPPPVDLSFAAAPDAAGWEGAQSLAPHHLRLPRGHAIETLPGFREGGWWVQDLAATLPARLLGAGEGRSVLDLCAAPGGKTMQLAAASWSVLAVDSSAKRLARLEENLDRTGLHAAVVQGDIRKWQPGEAADAVLLDAPCSATGIFRRHPDVLHRIEPRQIAEMAELQAELLGRAALWVKPGGVLVYATCSLEPAEGEERIAAFLADHPDWTIDPARADELPAGIVPTEQGFIRTLPGMLAEAGGLDGFFIARLRAP
- a CDS encoding adenylate/guanylate cyclase domain-containing protein, whose product is MSEGAAPDCAASEAEVAHRLGQGDALSAFDCAAAARRAGIDSPRLRYLMVRALAASGDSLGAMHLYEALDLAGSGDVDSLALAGRIWKDRAFDQRADERRPWLEKAAAAYHHAWEVSGATFPAINAASLFALLGDRARGAALAEPIAAAGAAGNYWDAVTLIEALLLLGRGDEALRHAQAVDMMGSARAGDRASTCRQFARLAQSGAIEAASAAAIVDLLRPPPVGVYCGRMFRAGGEGEAGAQRAIAAALDAQPLSALIGPLACGADIIFAEEAIARGIDLTIILPFAEEDFIAQSVRSGGETWVARYIRCRDAAAMVHFASNTRFVSDDCQFILGSHTAMGLARLRARELESDAIQFAVVDPAVAARSANAIAGTNADLALWQAHGGRTVTIAVGGLDRSLEFPPAPKPPEGTRRGLYAILFADFAGFSKLGEAELPIFAQEVMGGIGRVLDEYGEAVLFRNTWGDAVYAIISDPAVAARIALDMQERLDVLPAGLGLEGHQAGMRTGIHFGPIYRGQDPVVGNELWYGTEVTRTARIEPVTLVGQIYCTQPMAAMLALGDAREFDCDYVGKVRLAKDYGELALYRLSRRAA
- a CDS encoding YARHG domain-containing protein encodes the protein MVDVFISYSRDNKTRVAEIAQAVKAAGYEVWWDAELPPHRSYGDVITEKIGMAKAAIVVWSHTSAQSEWVRAEADVARNQKKLVQTAIDDVMPPLPFNQIQFAELADWHGEADHRGWRKVLMSLEELCGRAPVDASPAAPVPVRVPTPAPAPAAYSAPAEPTAPRSSPLPWILGAAAVIGAGLLWWLLQPTPMRTTVSDGSGSGSAAVAGAPETADDGAAPVEAFVLAAVINDPEGFTNIRAQASSQSAILGKVLEGEKFLTYQQSGSWWRVRKGDGTTGYMFRKLIRVLDGANPDPAPGAGAASLPAGPMPTGVGGSGVVIPDSSDRLLSADELGNYSALELRIARNEIFARNGFRFKDASLRAHFGQFGWYKPTTDNVQLSGVEKANVALLKSAEAAAQ
- a CDS encoding DUF885 domain-containing protein encodes the protein MTRKFARFGGVAMAATLFVLAGCNASDNKSASATAAKSWTQFRDGFIEGYFPLNPNFAVYQGKHEYDGQLPDWSPAGLEKQAAYLEKAIADAKAFDGAMTDAEKFERDYLVKVAEGQLFFLRDTDFAAKNPAFYTGALDPNVYISRPYADATTRMKAFIAYAEKVPAAAAQIKANLKLPLPATFVKYGTAGFGGFADYYKGDAKAAFASVKDQALQKQFDDAAAKAGAAMTDLAKYVGSQPGTTDGYALGADKFAKMILTNEGVDTPIDELERIGQADLKRNQDALKAACATYAAGMTIADCMKKMNSDKPADGPVAEARRQLPTLRAFLVEKDLVSIPGTEQAQVEESPPYNRQNSAYIDIPGPYEKGLPSVYYISPPDPAWDKQTQADFVPGRKDLLFTSVHEVWPGHFLNFLHANRAESIFGKLFVGYAFAEGWAHYTEEMMWDAGLGEGDPETHIGQLSNALLRDCRYLSAIRLHTKGMTVVDSEKLFKDQCYQDEGNARQQAARGTYDPAYLNYTMGKLMIRKLRDDWTKGDKTKWKAFHDEFLSYGGPPIPMVRAAMMKETTPKAVF
- a CDS encoding MFS transporter, which encodes MATILPPDADEPAMPETQSRAPSPLSFVDYRYFWLARFTAVMATIAMVVVIGYQLYDTARTDYGMSIKEASFQLGLLGLFQFVPLAVLTPVAGWVADRFERRSVAIFSNLIDLTIAAALGWFTYTDGLTLPLLFGLAALHGVARVFSGPAMSAIAPNIVPPAVLPRAIAMSSIAWQSASVIGPAAGGLIYAAHPTSVYIFAAVLLAISAFTISRVRPVLPPPVEVRRHPLREMLDGLQFTWRERFLLGTITLDLFAVILSGATALLPVFARDILHSDLMENATMLGLLRAAPAVGAAIVALGLAWRPIERNVGVKMLWAVVAFGAATMAFGLSTNLFLSLAMLALLGAADMFSVFVRGTLIQLNTPDHMRGRVSAVSGLAISASNELGEMRAGSMAAAFGPITAIVFGGAAAIGVTALWAWIFPELRRARTFEPQFKQAA